A region of Anopheles merus strain MAF chromosome 2R, AmerM5.1, whole genome shotgun sequence DNA encodes the following proteins:
- the LOC121590869 gene encoding uncharacterized protein LOC121590869 isoform X2: MNVIKFKLPVSFEPKCKLYSSRRRIPRSAHTTPDTLFSLCELMLRKLLGSRVPRRKFWPTVLSLLPGSESRRIGVRHQVECPHDFNIHLRSSVNYANHWNLLTEALQHEPRWPRIRIGDPARNRITRLHQDYPSQHIWQIRPYDMLTSAFIVRTAAKIASLEQQRTLGRFRPGRTASSLTTTTITTTTTSTSSGRRLSRDRSIDVPDDDDDDDDDRDDTQRVQQIQRQQLMVIGKRTTGSYELRLNSVSVKGSRHKRPTR, encoded by the exons GATTCCTCGGAGCGCCCACACTACACCGGACACGCTTTTCAGCCTGTGCGAGCTAATGCTTCGGAAGCTTCTGGGCAGTCGAGTTCCGCGCAGAAAGTTCTGGCCCACCGTGTTG TCCCTGCTGCCCGGATCTGAGTCACGTCGGATCGGTGTGCGGCACCAGGTGGAGTGTCCACATGATTTTAACATCCATCTTAGGTCCAGCGTAAACTATGCCAATCATTGGAACCTGCTGACGGAAGCTTTGCAGCACGAGCCACGGTGGCCACGGATACGCATCGGTGATCCAGCACGCAACCGGATCACCCGCCTCCACCAGGACTACCCATCGCAGCACATTTGGCAGATCCGACCCTATGACATGCTGACCAGCGCGTTTATAGTACGCACAGCGGCAAAGATTGCGTCACTGGAACAGCAGCGCACCCTGGGCAGGTTCCGACCGGGACGAACTGCGTCCTCTTTAACCACTACCACCATTACCACCACTACTACGTCTACCTCATCCGGTCGACGGTTGAGTCGGGATAGATCGATCGATGTGCcggatgacgacgacgacgacgacgacgaccgggATGACACACAGCGGGTGCAACAGATACAGCGGCAACAGCTAATGGTAATCGGAAAACGCACAACCGGAAGCTACGAGCTACGACTGAACAGCGTGTCAGTTAAAGGCTCCCGACACAAGCGACCGACACGCTAG
- the LOC121590869 gene encoding uncharacterized protein LOC121590869 isoform X1, which produces MNVIKFKLPVSFEPKCKLYSSRRRIPRSAHTTPDTLFSLCELMLRKLLGSRVPRRKFWPTVLVSESLLPGSESRRIGVRHQVECPHDFNIHLRSSVNYANHWNLLTEALQHEPRWPRIRIGDPARNRITRLHQDYPSQHIWQIRPYDMLTSAFIVRTAAKIASLEQQRTLGRFRPGRTASSLTTTTITTTTTSTSSGRRLSRDRSIDVPDDDDDDDDDRDDTQRVQQIQRQQLMVIGKRTTGSYELRLNSVSVKGSRHKRPTR; this is translated from the exons GATTCCTCGGAGCGCCCACACTACACCGGACACGCTTTTCAGCCTGTGCGAGCTAATGCTTCGGAAGCTTCTGGGCAGTCGAGTTCCGCGCAGAAAGTTCTGGCCCACCGTGTTGGTAAGTGAA TCCCTGCTGCCCGGATCTGAGTCACGTCGGATCGGTGTGCGGCACCAGGTGGAGTGTCCACATGATTTTAACATCCATCTTAGGTCCAGCGTAAACTATGCCAATCATTGGAACCTGCTGACGGAAGCTTTGCAGCACGAGCCACGGTGGCCACGGATACGCATCGGTGATCCAGCACGCAACCGGATCACCCGCCTCCACCAGGACTACCCATCGCAGCACATTTGGCAGATCCGACCCTATGACATGCTGACCAGCGCGTTTATAGTACGCACAGCGGCAAAGATTGCGTCACTGGAACAGCAGCGCACCCTGGGCAGGTTCCGACCGGGACGAACTGCGTCCTCTTTAACCACTACCACCATTACCACCACTACTACGTCTACCTCATCCGGTCGACGGTTGAGTCGGGATAGATCGATCGATGTGCcggatgacgacgacgacgacgacgacgaccgggATGACACACAGCGGGTGCAACAGATACAGCGGCAACAGCTAATGGTAATCGGAAAACGCACAACCGGAAGCTACGAGCTACGACTGAACAGCGTGTCAGTTAAAGGCTCCCGACACAAGCGACCGACACGCTAG